In one window of Primulina tabacum isolate GXHZ01 chromosome 8, ASM2559414v2, whole genome shotgun sequence DNA:
- the LOC142553370 gene encoding LOB domain-containing protein 12-like, whose amino-acid sequence MRFKMGGGPCASCKLLRRRCSKDCIFAPYFPPDDPHKFAMVHKVFGASNVSKMLQEVPVHQRADAVSSLVYEANARIRDPVYGCVGAISYLQNEVSRLQTQLAVAEAEILMCIDQMQHQVQPGTAPQTQPPQSDHEKSLLLASSHDVSLCDFQNCHSFAATSVSYHVMQDPLKRESIWY is encoded by the exons ATGAGATTTAAAATGGGAGGAGGACCCTGTGCTTCGTGTAAATTGTTGCGTCGCCGGTGTTCGAAGGACTGCATCTTTGCTCCTTACTTCCCTCCCGATGATCCTCACAAGTTTGCTATGGTTCACAAGGTCTTTGGTGCCAGCAATGTCAGCAAGATGTTGCAG GAGGTTCCAGTTCACCAGCGAGCAGATGCAGTGAGCAGTTTAGTATACGAGGCGAATGCGAGGATAAGGGATCCGGTATACGGATGCGTGGGAGCGATATCATACTTGCAAAATGAAGTATCGAGGCTACAGACGCAGTTAGCTGTGGCTGAAGCTGAGATTCTCATGTGCATTGATCAGATGCAACATCAAGTACAACCCGGGACAGCGCCGCAGACGCAGCCGCCTCAATCAGATCATGAAAAGTCTCTTCTCTTAGCTTCTTCCCACGACGTTAGCCTTTGTGACTTTCAAAACTGCCATAGCTTTGCTGCAACTTCAGTTagttaccatgtcatgcaagaCCCCCTCAAGAGAGAGTCCATTTGGTATTGA